DNA sequence from the Deltaproteobacteria bacterium CG11_big_fil_rev_8_21_14_0_20_49_13 genome:
CTCCTCTTTTAAAGTGAGGTCAGTTCAGGTCATCAAAATTGCCTAATTTCAAGTGCTCATAAATTGCCTAATTTGGGTGCCCGTCGACATCTGAAGGCCTTGTCAGGAACATTCCTTCGTTCAGTCGATTCTTAGAGGTAGCGGCGCTAAGCAACGGCAAGATGATAAACTTTACAGAGATAGGGAGCGATGCGCAGGTCGCGAGGACCACGGTGCAGGAATATTACCAGATACTGAAGGACACATTGATAGCCGATGAGGTCAAGGTGTGGAAGAAGAACAGGACCAGAAAGACATTTTCCACCGCCAAGTTCTATTTTTTCGATGTGGGTGTGGCAAGGCATCTTCAGCACCGCAAAGGATTGCAGGAACGTTCACCGGAATATGGGGATGCATTTGAATCTTATATGTTCCATGAATTGAAGAGTTTTACAGATTATAATAAACTGGGTGATGTAAGTTATTGGAGGACAACATCCGGGTTCGAGGTTGATTTTATATTGGAAGATGCTGTGGCAGTGGAAGTCAAGGCAAAGAGCGTGATTTCAAAGAGCGATCTGAAGGGGCTTGTGGCGCTCAAGGAAGAGAGCTCGCTTAAACATTATATTCTTGTTTCGCTGGAAGAACGGCCACGAAGTGTTGACGGTGTGACCATTCTTCCATGGAGTATCTTTTTAGAAAGATTGTGGAATCGTGATCTTTGCTGATTTTTTTGACGACAGCGATCATATCAAAGTGGATGAAAAGAAGGGCGAGCTTGAGTTCAAGCAGGACCTCTTTTGATAATCATCGGGTATAAATAATCATCGCAAAATTGGTGCTTGACAGGGCCGTGCCTTTATCGTAAAAATACGATAAAGAAATATGGATCTCTTATGAAAAAGAAAACAAACTTCGATCTGAGCCGAATGTGCAAGGCGTTCGGCCACCCCATTAGAATGCAGATAGTAAAACACCTTAAAGGGGCCAATAAGTGCGTTTGCGGAAAGATAGTCGATATTCTTCCAATAGCCCAGGCGACTGTAAGTCAGCATATCAAGGTCTTAAAAGAAGCGGGGATTATAAGCGGAAAGATAAGCGGGCCTAGCACCTGCTACTGCATTGATAAAGGGGCGTTAAAGGAATTTAAGAGGATGGTCAGGGAACTTTGAGGTGATAATATGACGGATGCAACAGTAACAACGATTGGAACAAAACTTTCATTGCGCGATCACCTTGGCGCTTTCAGGATGCGCATCGGCGCCGGAAGGGAGAGATACAGGGTTGTTCCGGGTCTTTACAATGTGGGTACGCCAGACCGGACATCTCCCGTTTTTGTCTCCGCTAATTACAAGATGAGCTTTGATTCACTTCGAAAAGAGCTTTCCAACATGAACGCATGGATACTTGTCTTGAATACGCGCGGCGTCAATGTCTGGTGCGCCGCCGGCAAAAAGACGTTTTCCACGGACGAGATAGTGAGAATGGTAAAGGGATCGGAACTGGAGAAATTCGTTAGCCATAGGGAACTTATCCTGCCACAGCTTTCGGCACCCGGCGTTTCTGCGCATGATGTCATGAAAAAAAGCGGGTTCAAGGTAAGCTTCGGTCCGGTCAGGGCAGGGGATATCAAACGTTTCATGGACAATGGCAAAAAGGCGGATGACAAGATGAGGGGGGTGACGTTTAGCCTCTGGGAAAGGCTTATTCTTACCCCTCGTGAGATCACCTCAAGGGTTACGGTCTCTTTTTATATCGTTTCTGCGATATTTGCCATTTCAAGCCTTAGCAGTGATTTTTTCTCACTTCAGGGGACGCTGATTCGCGGACTTTTTGGCACTACGGCATATCTTATCGGATTATTTTCCGGTGCTGTTGTCACGCCAATGCTCCTTCCGTGGATCCCGGTGCGGTACTTTTCTCTAAAGGGTGCTGCAACGGGCCTTGTTCTGGGCTTTCTTTTCTGTCTCTTTTGCCACGAACAGCTTGGGAGCGGTGCCATAGCGGCGGTGCTTTTGTTCACGGCATCCGTCAGCTCTTACACTGCACTTACTTTTACCGGTTCGACGCCTTTTACGTCTCCTACCGGAGTTGAAAAAGAGATGAGGTATGCGATACCACTTCAGGTCATCGCGGTCGTTCTTTCATGCGGTCTATGGATGGGAAATAATTTCTTTGGAGGCGCTATATGAAAGGGTTCAGATATCTAGAAGATGCTTCAACATTAAAACTGGACAAAGAGGCATGCATAGGCTGCGGTATGTGCATGAACGTATGTCCTCATCGCGTGTTTGAGCTTAGTTCCAAAAAGGTCGAGATCGTTGACAAAGATGCCTGTATGGAATGCGGCGCCTGCTCAATGAACTGTCCCGTGAACGCATTGAGCGTTACACCCGGCGTCGGTTGTGCATCATATATACTTCAAACGTGGTTCAAGAAAGACAAGGCTTCCTGTGGATGCGGCGGGCCGGCTTGTTGCTAAAGGGCGCCTCTAAAAACCTGTTTGTTCTGTCATTGCGAGCCCCGAAGGGGCGCGGCAATCTCTAAGCAAACACTTGATTNNNNNNNNNNNNNNNNNNNNNNNNNNNAAAGCTACTTTGTCCTGCAAAGCCTTTTACATGTCGGGTGGATGAGGCGTATCATCCGGTCGAAGAAGAAATAGTCCCATGCCCAGTTAAAAAGGACCGAGGACCTGTTCTTAAAACCAATGAGCCAGAATATGTGGGCAAAGAGCCACATGAACCAGCCCCAAAAACCCTTGAAGTAGAAATTTCCTATCCTTGCTATGCCCGAATTTCTCCCCGCAACCATCATAAAACCTTTGTCCTTGTACGCGAACGTTACCGGCCTTTTGCCGTATATCTCTCTTAAGATGTTCTCCGCCGCCTTGCGTCCCTGCTGGATGGCGACCGGGGCTATCATCGCAAGCTCGCCGGCGACATCCCCTATCGCATAGGCGTTCTTAGTCCCCTCAATTTCAAGCGTTGGAAGTATCTTTATCCTTCCGTTGGCGCCGAACTCGATGCCGAACTCTTTAAAATAAGTTGCCGCAGCAACGCCGGCGGTCCATACAACGGTCGCCGTTCGAATGGTCTCGCCGTTATTTAATATAATGGAGCCACTTGTTATTTTTAAGGCCCGCACCTCATGTCTTATCGTTACACCCAATTTCTTTAAACGCTTTGCAAGGAAATCACTCAACGTCTCCGGCATGTAATAGACAAGCCTGTCGCGGCTATCTATTAGAACGATAGAGACCTCACCGAAGTTAAGGTGTTTGTAATCTTTTTTTAAGGGACCGCGAACAAGTTCTGCAAATGCGGCGGTAAATTCTATTCCTGTGGCGCCGGCGCCGATCACAACAAAGGTTAAAAGTTTTTTTCTCTCAGCGGGGTCCGTTTCATGATCGGCGAGTTCAAAGAGAGTTAGAATGTGGTTTCGAAGCGCGATACCTTCATCCAGCGTTTTGATCGTGAATGTGTTCTCGGCAGCGCCTTCGGTGTTATAAAAATTGTTATCGCTTCCTGTTGCAAGTATCAGATGTTCGTAGAAAAGTTCGCGACCGGGAATTGCCACCTTCTTTTCGGTAAAATTAATGTTCAAGACCTCGCCAAGGACAAAATCGACGTTCTTATATCTATTAATGATCCCCCTTATCGGGTAGATAATAGAAGATTCTTCGATTTCAGCAGACGACACTTGGTATAAAAGCGGGAGGAACGTGTGAAAATTGTTCCTATCTATTATCGTGACGTCGACGTTTTCCTTGCTTAAGGCCTTTGCCGCGGCAAGACCTCCGAACCCGGCGCCGATTATCACTATCTTTGGACGATACATAAGGCGACTTTATAGCAGAAACTCGCCAACAAGTACAATGAGAACGATAGCTCTTGAAGTTACTCCTCCTTTCTGATTAGTCCTTTGGCATGTCCTTTTTGCCGCTCCAGAGAGGCGTCAAGCTTTCTAACCACACAACCTTTAGAATAGGGGGAACCGCACGTTATTTTGCAAAGGCCAAATGTGCCGATGAAATTATTTTTTATATAAATGAGGCAGAGAGAGGCTCTCCATAGATTAGTGGTTGCCAAAAAATAATTTTCTTTATATGCCCTTCCAAAGTGCCACGCCTCTCACAACGGGGCGATGGCTGAGAATATGGAAGTATGGAAAGAGATGGCGATGAGGCATGGCACTGTCTTAGGGAGATCGCCTTTGGCGATTAAAGGGACACACTTCGTATAGTGAATGTCCTTGGAAAACGATACACCATGGGGCATAGTGGCGATGAAGCATGTCCATATCTAGGGAGATCGCCTGCGGCGATTAAAATATGAAGATACTGGCACCGGCAAAGATAAATATCGTCCTTAGGGTCCTTGGAAGAAGGCCCGACGGGTATCACGATCTCTTCATGCTCAACGAAAAGCTGACCGTTGCGGATGAGATAACCATTGAAGCAGGAAATCATGCTTCATGCGTCATGCCTCATGCTTCGGATATTCCTATCACCATTACTTGCGACGATGCGAGCGTTCCGTGCGACGAAACGAATATCTGCCATAAGGTGGCCAAAGCGATTCTTTGCCAGCAAGGCCAGTCAGACCAGCAATGCCGGCAAAGCATAAAAATTCACATTAAAAAAAATATTCCCGTTGCCGCAGGGTTGGGCGGAGGGTCATCCGATGGCGCTGCGGTCCTCAAAGGGATCAACGAAATTCTTGACTTGAAGCTTTCGAACGAAAATCTAGCCGAAATAGGGGTAAAGCTTGGGGCGGACGTCCCTCTCTTCTTATATGATGGACCCGCCATCTGCGAGGGGATTGGAGATAAGATAACCACATTAAAGAAGCTTCCTAACATGTGGATATTGCTAGTAAATCCAAATTTTCCCGTATCCACCAAGTGGGTCTATGAGGAATTTGATAAATTGCAAGGTTTGCAATTGACAGAACAAAATCAGGGTGTTAGTAGCTTGCCCTCGCCCGCCGAGGATTTGTTGGCGGGGCGCGATTTCAAGGGGTTAGACGATCTGGCCAAAGTTGTCCACAATGACCTTGAGCTTGTTACGGTTGCTAAATACCCTGAGATTGGCGAAATAAAAAAGATGATCAAAGGCCGCGGCGCCGTTCATTCATGGATGAGCGGTAGTGGTCCGACCGTCGTTGGCATGTTTGAAAATGAGAAAATGTGTCATGTTGCCGCAGAAAAGATGCGCGCCCATGACCCAAGCTGGCTGGTGATCGAAACGCAGAATTGAAAAATAGCAAACCGCGAGCGAGCATCTGGCTTTGCCAGTGGGAGCGAGAGGGGTTTGGGGGGAAGGAGCGAGCGCCAGCCGAAGGCTGGTCAGCCTCTGGCGGAAGCGAGTCGTTCCCCCCATTTTGAATTGGGGAGTCGACAAGCGGCAAGTCACCAGGCTTTGAACCTGGGATCGATGGTTCGAATCCATCCTCCCCAGCAAGATTATATATATGCCACACTTTAAAGATTTAAAGATTTTTTCGGGAAGCGCAAACCGCCCGCTGGCGGAAGAGATAGCGTCGTATCTCGGCACCAAGCTGGGAAAGGCCGACGTCAAACATTTTTCCGACGGCGAGACATGGGTTGAGATAGGGGAGAACGTCAGAGGCATGGACGTATTCATCATTCAGCCCACATGCAATCCGGCTAACGAGCATTTGATGGAGCTACTTATCATGGTGGATGCCATGAAGCGCTCCAGCGCCGGAAGGATAACGGCGGTTATCCCTTATTACGGATACGCAAGGCAGGAGAGAAAGGTTCAGCCAAGAACGCCTATCAGCGCCAAGCTTGTTGCCGATCTTTTGACGGCGGCCGGGGTTGACAGGGTGCTGGCGCTTGACCTCCATGCCGGACAGATACAGGGTTTCTTTAATATTCCGGTGGACCATCTTTTTGCAATGCCGGTAGCGCTGGAATTTATTCAGAAGAACATCGGCAATCATCTTGTGGTCGTTTCCCCAGATGCCGGCGGGGCCGAAAGGGCAAGGGCTTATGCCAAGAAGCTTTCTGCACCTATGGCAATGATAGATAAACGACGTTCCGCACCCAACGTTAGCGAAGTGATGAACGTGGTCGGAGACGTGAACGACAGAACGGCGGTCATAGTTGATGATATGATAGACACTGGCGGGACCCTTGTTAAGGCGGCCGAGTCCCTGATCAAGAACGGCGCAAAGGCCGTTTATGCATGCGCCACGCATGGCGTGCTTTCGGGCGGCGCCCATGAAAAAATAGAAGGCTCGTGCCTTGCGGGAGTTGCAATTACAAATTCGATACCACTTAGCGGCAAGTCATCCAAGATAAAGGTCTTATCTGTGGCTCCGCTTTTGGGCGAGGCTATCAAAAGGATCCATCAGGCGGATTCGGTATCTTCGCTCTTTATCTAAGAAAGGAAAGGAAGAGGAAAGAATATGGAAAGAGTATCATTAGACGTCAGCAAAAGAAACGAAGGAAAGAGCAGCGCACGCGCTGTCCGTAATGCCGCCATGGTCCCCGGCATTCTTTACGGAAAGAACGTAAAGCCCATGACCATCTCGGTCAACGAAAAGGCGCTTGAAACTGCCGTAAAGACAAAGGCAGGCATGAACGTTCTTTTCGATCTCAACATCGAAAGCGGAGAAAAAACTGTGGCACGCATCGCCGATTATCAGGCCTGCGCTATTAAAAGGAACTTTACACATGTCGACTTTGCGGTCGTCGATATCACCAAGAAGATATCGGTCGAAATTCCTCTGCATTTCGAAGGAAAGGCAAAGGGCGTGATAGAGGGCGGAGTGCTCATTATGGACCGCCGTACTCTAGAAGTGAAATGTTTGCCTTTGGCCATACCGGAATTTATTTCTATCGATATCACAGAGCTTGATATAGGAGACGGTATCCATTTGAACGAGCTCAAGCTTCCCGAAGGCGTTGAATGCGCACACGATGTGAACTTTGGTATTGTTTCGGTCGTTGCCCCGATGAAGGAAGAGGTGGTGGTCCCGACGGCAGAGGCAGTTGTTGCCGAAGGTGCGGCGGCCCCTGCGGCTGGAGCGGCGCCTGGAGCGGCGCCCGGTTCAGTCCCTGGTGCGGCTCCCGGTACGGCTCCTGCGGCTGGTGCAAAATCTGCCCCTGGCTCGGCCCCTGCGGCTGGTGCAAAACAGGAAAAGAAATGACCCGAGTGATAACGAGTGAGCCCCATATGGGGTGAAGGATCCCCCGAATAGAGTTGCACCAATGAAATTATTAGTAGGCCTTGGCAATCCAGGAAAGAAATACTGCAACACCCGGCACAACGTCGGGTTCGATGTGGTCGGCCTTGTTGCCGAAAAGTTCGAAGTTAAGCTGGACAAAAAGAAGTTCAATGCGTTCTTTGGAATCGTAAGAACAGGCGAAGTGGATGTTTTGATAGCCAAGCCTCAGACCTTCATGAACCTCTCCGGCGGCGCCGTGGCTCCGCTGGCAGGATATTACAAGGTGACGCCGACCGACATCCTAGTGGTTCAGGACGATATCGACATGCCGTTCGCCAAGATAAAATTCGCGAAGAGCTCGGGTGCCGGCGGTCACAACGGCATATCATCCATAATAGATGACCTTGGCACCGACGAATTCTGGAGGCTGAAGATAGGCGTCGGGCGGCCAAAAGACGGTTTGGAAGCCGCCGACCATGTGCTCGACGGGTTCGAACCGGAAGAAAAAGGCGTGATGGATAAACTGATTAAAATATCGGCGGAGGCCGCAACTGAGTTTTTAACGCATGGCCCGGACATAGCCATGCAAAAATATAACAATACCTTGGTCCCGGCATAGGGTCGGGGCCCATAAAAAGGCTCGTGAGGATCCGGTTTTGCCGGTCCGAGCGAGAGGGGTATGGGGGGAGCGGGAGCGAAGTTTTATGAGCGAGCTGTTCCCCCCATCTCAATAGTCCAAAAGGAGGTTAGCCATGAGAGAGTACGAAGTGGTCTATATATTAGACCCTGCGTTAACGGACGCAGAAGTGCAACGCTCGATCGACAAAATGACCGAGATCATAACCCGCCACGGCGGGGCCATTCTCCGTTTACAGAACATGGGCAAGAAGACACTTGCCTACAAGATCAACAAGCAGTCAAAAGGCCATTACATAGCCGTCGACTTCTGTGCCGACAATACGACGATCGGTGAGATGGAGCGCGTGCTAAAGCTCGACGAAAGAGTGCTTCGTTATTTGAGCATTAAGCTCGGTGAAGATGTAGAGGTCGAAACACGTAGAAAAGAGATAATCGAAGAGGCCGAACTCCTCGCCAAAACTCTCGAGCTGAACGCGCAGAGAGAAAGAGACGCAAGACAGGGAAGCCAAGCCCCACAAGAGCATGTGGAGGAGAGAGCATGATCCGCGAGCGAACAACCGGCTTTGCCGGTGTGAGCGAGAGGGTTTTGGGGGGAAGGAGCATCCGCCATCAGGCGGAAGCGAGTCGTTTTCCCCATTTAAACAAGGAGGTACGCAATGCCTAGAAGATTCAATAAGGACGATAAGAAGGGCCCGCGCAAGGGTCCCAACCGTTTCGGTCCGCAAAGAAAACGCACATGCAGGTTCTGTGCAGACAAGATGCTGAAGCTCGACTATAAGAACCCTCAGCAGATGGGTCTTTATATCTCCGAGCGCGGTAAGATCCTTCCCAGAAGGTTCACCGGCGCATGCGCAAAACATCAGAGATTCATTACCTTGGCCGTGAAACGCGCAAGGATATTGGCAGTTGTTCCGTTCTCATCGGTACAGACAAGGTAATATGCTTAAAAGGATAATCATAGCCGCGGCGATCACACTTCTAATGTTCCAGAGCGGAATATTCATATTCGTTTCGCCGCTACCGCTTTTCTTTATCTTCACAGTTCACGGAAGAAGAGAAGGCCGGTTCACGCTCCTTTTAACGGCCGCGCTGGCTTTACTTGCGGTCATTTTTAAAGTTGCCCATTTTTATGAGGTCATCTATTTGAGCCTCTTCTTAATGGTAGGGGTCATTCTTGGCGAAGGCGTGTTAAGGCGGGTAAAGTTGTTCCAGATCTCCATTATCTCGATACTTGTTCCATGGGTGATGCTCATGGGCGGGTTCGTGTTGTTGAACTTCGGAGCCGGCTACGATCTAATAGGTTCTTTGAAGAGCTATTTGAACGGTACCATGGGGCAGATCTTCTCGATGCAGGGATCGCTGGCGTCGTTTTCGGCGCCGCAGGCGGCGTTCATCAAAGAGAATATGCGCTCCATAGTCGAGTTCATCGTCTGGACGCTTCCCTCAATGACGATGGTGTTCATTGCGGCGGTGGTCTCGGTGACGCTCCTTCTTGCAAGGACGTTCACCAAGAAGTACGGCGTGCTCAAATATTTCGGCAATATCGCGGCCCAAAGGTTCCCGTTCTGGCCGGTTTGGATGACGATATTCTGCGGAGCACTTTTTTTTCTTAACGGCTATTTTGCCGAGAGCGCGTTCCTTAAATATATGTCGATAAACGGGCTCTTTGTGTGTGCCGGCATCTTCTTCATTCAGGGATGTTTTGTTATATCGTTCTGGATGCACAAAGGGAGATCGCCTTTTTTAAGGCTTTTGGTATACGGATTTATAATAGCGTTCCTGCAGGTAGTAGGGGTGATAATCATCGCGCTTGGTCTTTCGGACCAGTGGATAGATTTCAGGAAGAAGAGAATCAAAGATCAAACAATGGCGTAAAAGAAATAAGCGAGCAAAGATTCGGCTTTGCCGGTCCGAGCTTGAGGGGTTTGGGGGGAAACGGTGAGGTTTCCGAACCGGTCGTTCCCCACATCAGAATAGGAGATATTTATGGAAGTCATTTTAAGAGAAGAAGTGGCAGGACTTGGAAAGGCCGGGGAGCTGGTAAAGGTAAGGGACGGTTTCGCCCGCAACTTCCTTATCCCTCAGAAAAAGGCCATCTTTGCCGATCCTAAAAACATAAAGATGCTTGAACACCAGAGACAGGTGGCCGAGGCCGGCGAGAAGAAGGTGAAAAAGTTGGCGGAGGATCTGGCCGCAAAATTGGCAAGCCTTTCTTTAACGATCGAAAAAGAGGCTGGCGAAGAGGAGAAGCTTTTCGGTTCTGTTACCACAAAGGATATTGCTGACGTTCTCAGAAAGAACGGTCACGCGATGGACAAGAGGAGCATTCACCTTAAAGACCCCATCAAGCAGATCGGCGTTTACGATGTCGAAGTAAAGCTTCATTCACAGGTAACCTGTACGATCAAGGTCTGGGTAGTTAAAAAAGCCTAAGAGAGGTGATCAACATGGCAGAAGGTCAAGGGAGACTCCCTCCGCAGAACATCGAGGCGGAGACAGCCGTTGTAGGGGCGATGCTCCTTAATAATGACGCCGTCATCAAGGTGATAGAGGTTCTCACGCCTAACGACCTTTATCGCGAGGCCAACAGAAAGATCTTTTCAGCCGTAATAGACCTATACCAGAGGTCGGAGCCCGCGGACCTTGTAACGGTCACGAACGTACTTAAAAATCAGGGCGTGTTGGACGACGTAGGCGGGGCGGCTT
Encoded proteins:
- a CDS encoding transcriptional regulator, whose protein sequence is MKKKTNFDLSRMCKAFGHPIRMQIVKHLKGANKCVCGKIVDILPIAQATVSQHIKVLKEAGIISGKISGPSTCYCIDKGALKEFKRMVREL
- a CDS encoding ferredoxin produces the protein MKGFRYLEDASTLKLDKEACIGCGMCMNVCPHRVFELSSKKVEIVDKDACMECGACSMNCPVNALSVTPGVGCASYILQTWFKKDKASCGCGGPACC
- a CDS encoding 50S ribosomal protein L25, producing the protein MERVSLDVSKRNEGKSSARAVRNAAMVPGILYGKNVKPMTISVNEKALETAVKTKAGMNVLFDLNIESGEKTVARIADYQACAIKRNFTHVDFAVVDITKKISVEIPLHFEGKAKGVIEGGVLIMDRRTLEVKCLPLAIPEFISIDITELDIGDGIHLNELKLPEGVECAHDVNFGIVSVVAPMKEEVVVPTAEAVVAEGAAAPAAGAAPGAAPGSVPGAAPGTAPAAGAKSAPGSAPAAGAKQEKK
- the rpsR gene encoding 30S ribosomal protein S18, encoding MPRRFNKDDKKGPRKGPNRFGPQRKRTCRFCADKMLKLDYKNPQQMGLYISERGKILPRRFTGACAKHQRFITLAVKRARILAVVPFSSVQTR
- a CDS encoding aminoacyl-tRNA hydrolase; translation: MKLLVGLGNPGKKYCNTRHNVGFDVVGLVAEKFEVKLDKKKFNAFFGIVRTGEVDVLIAKPQTFMNLSGGAVAPLAGYYKVTPTDILVVQDDIDMPFAKIKFAKSSGAGGHNGISSIIDDLGTDEFWRLKIGVGRPKDGLEAADHVLDGFEPEEKGVMDKLIKISAEAATEFLTHGPDIAMQKYNNTLVPA
- a CDS encoding phosphoribosylpyrophosphate synthetase, translated to MPHFKDLKIFSGSANRPLAEEIASYLGTKLGKADVKHFSDGETWVEIGENVRGMDVFIIQPTCNPANEHLMELLIMVDAMKRSSAGRITAVIPYYGYARQERKVQPRTPISAKLVADLLTAAGVDRVLALDLHAGQIQGFFNIPVDHLFAMPVALEFIQKNIGNHLVVVSPDAGGAERARAYAKKLSAPMAMIDKRRSAPNVSEVMNVVGDVNDRTAVIVDDMIDTGGTLVKAAESLIKNGAKAVYACATHGVLSGGAHEKIEGSCLAGVAITNSIPLSGKSSKIKVLSVAPLLGEAIKRIHQADSVSSLFI
- the rpsF gene encoding 30S ribosomal protein S6, producing MREYEVVYILDPALTDAEVQRSIDKMTEIITRHGGAILRLQNMGKKTLAYKINKQSKGHYIAVDFCADNTTIGEMERVLKLDERVLRYLSIKLGEDVEVETRRKEIIEEAELLAKTLELNAQRERDARQGSQAPQEHVEERA
- a CDS encoding 50S ribosomal protein L9; translated protein: MEVILREEVAGLGKAGELVKVRDGFARNFLIPQKKAIFADPKNIKMLEHQRQVAEAGEKKVKKLAEDLAAKLASLSLTIEKEAGEEEKLFGSVTTKDIADVLRKNGHAMDKRSIHLKDPIKQIGVYDVEVKLHSQVTCTIKVWVVKKA
- the ispE gene encoding 4-(cytidine 5'-diphospho)-2-C-methyl-D-erythritol kinase, with the translated sequence MKILAPAKINIVLRVLGRRPDGYHDLFMLNEKLTVADEITIEAGNHASCVMPHASDIPITITCDDASVPCDETNICHKVAKAILCQQGQSDQQCRQSIKIHIKKNIPVAAGLGGGSSDGAAVLKGINEILDLKLSNENLAEIGVKLGADVPLFLYDGPAICEGIGDKITTLKKLPNMWILLVNPNFPVSTKWVYEEFDKLQGLQLTEQNQGVSSLPSPAEDLLAGRDFKGLDDLAKVVHNDLELVTVAKYPEIGEIKKMIKGRGAVHSWMSGSGPTVVGMFENEKMCHVAAEKMRAHDPSWLVIETQN
- a CDS encoding FAD-dependent oxidoreductase; this encodes MYRPKIVIIGAGFGGLAAAKALSKENVDVTIIDRNNFHTFLPLLYQVSSAEIEESSIIYPIRGIINRYKNVDFVLGEVLNINFTEKKVAIPGRELFYEHLILATGSDNNFYNTEGAAENTFTIKTLDEGIALRNHILTLFELADHETDPAERKKLLTFVVIGAGATGIEFTAAFAELVRGPLKKDYKHLNFGEVSIVLIDSRDRLVYYMPETLSDFLAKRLKKLGVTIRHEVRALKITSGSIILNNGETIRTATVVWTAGVAAATYFKEFGIEFGANGRIKILPTLEIEGTKNAYAIGDVAGELAMIAPVAIQQGRKAAENILREIYGKRPVTFAYKDKGFMMVAGRNSGIARIGNFYFKGFWGWFMWLFAHIFWLIGFKNRSSVLFNWAWDYFFFDRMIRLIHPTCKRLCRTK